From the genome of Agrobacterium tumefaciens:
GCATGGCGCACGTCTTTCGCGAGATGTCGTTATCGCCGGCCTCCTGCACTGGCGCCTGCATCTTGCCATTCTTCTGGTGACGTTCGGCCTGTTCCCGCTGCTTGGCTTGGCAATTGGTTTCATTCCAGGCGATATCCTGCCTGCGCCGCTCTATATGGGCATCCTGTTTCTTTGCGTTCTGCCCTCCACCGTTCAATCGTCGATCGCCTTTACGTCGATGGCAGGCGGAAATGTTCCGGCGGCGATCTGCTCGGCTTCGGCCTCGAACATTTTCGGCATGTTTCTCACACCGCTTCTCGTTGGACTGCTGTTTACCGTTGGCGGCCATGGCGGTGGTTTTTCGTTTGACGCCTTCTTGCAGATTTTCCTGCAATTGCTGCTGCCGTTTATTGTCGGTCAGGTCTTGCAGCCCTGGATTGGCGACTGGATCAGGGCACGCAAGAAACTGCTCGCGCCTGTTGATCGCGGTTCCATCCTCATGGTTGTTTACCTTGCTTTCTCGGACGCCGTGATCGAAGGCATCTGGCACACATTCTCGCTGCGTGACATCGGCGTCGTGATCGGCATCGATATCGTCCTGCTCGCTATTGTCCTGTGCGTCACCATGTTTGGCAGCCGTCTGCTGGGGTTCAACAAGGCCGACGAAATCACCATCACCTTCTGCGGCTCGAAAAAGAGCCTTGCCAGCGGTGTGCCGATGGCAGGCGCCATTTTTGCCGGTCAAAGCATCGGCGCAATTGTTCTGCCGATCATGCTGTTCCACCAGATCCAGTTGATGGTGTGCGCGGTCCTTGCACAGCGTTATGCCCGCAAGGCGCATGAGAAGGCCGCGGCTGTCACCGCGGAACCTGCTGTGGCTCCATCACGGTAAGAATTTCCGGATCGGCAAACAAAAACGGCCTCCCCAAGGAGGCCGTTCGTTTAGGTACTGATCGTCAAGATTAGTTGACCTGAGCGGGCGTAACCTGTGCTTCGATCGTCTTCGCTGCTTCGGCGATGTCAGAGGAAATCGCGATGCGGCGCGGTTTCATCGCTTCGGGAATGTTGCGCACCAGATCGATATGAAGCAGGCCGTTCTTGAGAGAGGCAGACTGGACTTCAACGTGATCGGCAAGCTGGAAGCGGCGCTCGAAGGCGCGTGTGGCGATGCCGCGATAGAGGAATTCCCCTTCAGCAGCCTTGTCTTCCTGGGACTTCTCCGCTTTGACCGTCAAGGCATTGGCGCGGGATTCGATGCTGAGTTCGGTTTCATCGAAGCCTGCAACTGCCATCGTGATGCGGTAGGTGTTCTCACCCGTCCGCTCGATGTTGTAGGGCGGATAGGACTGGGCGGCTTCAGGCTGCCCGATACCATCGAGCATCGAAAACAGGCGGTCGAAACCGACGGTGGAACGATAGAGGGGAGAAAAATCAACGTGACGCATGGTGTCCTCCTTGTGAGCGACTGTTTGCGGTTAAGCCGGACATCCCGTTCTGGCGACGGCCGGTCTATGGCACGGCCCCGTTCTGGCGACCGTGACAAAGAGGTGGGTATCGCTTTGCGTCTCGTCAAGGCCACGATGTTGGCCGGGTGTGTTGTTACCGGCGCGCGCCTTCAATCGACATGTTGAACTGCACAACATTGGAGTAGATCGGGGTACCGACATCCATCGCGTATCGAGAGCGGAACACGCCACCCGTCACCTGGAAAGCGATGCGAGCGCCGTCCCAACGGGTCAGTTTCACGTTGAATGTCTCTGTGCGTTTATGGCCTTTGGCCGTCAGTTCTCCCGTGACGGTCGCGGTGTCGGACGCCGTTTGGGCAATGCCTGTGGAGCGGAAGGAAATGGTCGCGTAGCTGCCCGTGTCGAAGACGGCAGTTGATTTAAGGAAGGTATCGATACGTTGTTGGCCGGTTTCGACACTGTCCGGTATCAAGGTGAACGTCACCGTTGAGCGGCTTATATCGCCCGCCTGGAGATTGAAGGTACCCGAAAATTTCCCGAATGTGCCCCTTATGCCGGCACCACCACCAACCTGTTCGACTGTGAAGCCGATCCGTGAGGATGGCTGGATCGTGTAGCGCCCCGCGGCTTCGTCGAAACTCGGTAGTGCTGCCGCAGGCGCCTGTCCGCAGAGACAAATGAGTACGGCAGTCGAATATCCCAACCGGAAAGACAAGATGGTTTTCATGGGCGTTTCTCCAGGCGGCGTTGTCCGTTTTTGCCAAGCATCCGAAGCAGTACGGGATCCCGTTTACAGAGATGATGGTAGAGCGCTGCTCCGATGTGCAGAACGACGAGACAAAGAACCGTATAGGCAAGGGTCGCGTGGACATACGACCAGATCTCTTCGGCACTGTCTGAGCGCGTGAATGGAAGATCGGGAATGACGTAGAGGTCGAACAAAAACGTCGGGATATTAAGAGGGGAAACAGACGCGATGGCCCACCCTGCGAGCGGCACGGCCAGTGTCAGCACGAGCAGACATCGATGAACGACGCCAGAGGCGATGCGCTCGACAGGGCTCAACTCTGCAATTGGTGGAACGGGCGACGCGAAGCACCAATGCAGGCCACGAACGATCGCCAGCACCAGAACCACGATGCCGAATGATTTGTGCCATTGGAAAAGAGAAAACTGCAGGCCTGGATCGATATCCGGCAGCGTCATGATGTAACCAAGTGAAAGCAGACCACAGATCAACACGGCGATGAGCCAATGCAGAATGATCGCAGAAAGTCCGTAGCTGTTTCTAAATGCTTTCTTCATGCGACAACCTCCCGCCGCACAGCAATTGACGATCCGCCTTTTCGTCGCCGCCCGCAAGTCATTTTCCCGTTAAAAGACAGGGGCATTCCAGAGCGGCCATCACGGAAGCTGAATTTCCAATGAATGTGCGGTTACAGAAGTGTTCAGTTTGAGGTGTCTAGAACTGGGCCTATCGGAGCGATGCTTCGAAGACAGAAGCAATAACGTCCCTTCTTCTTCTGTCTTTCTGGCCGGAACCGCGACTGCTTTAACCGTCGGTTCCGGCAATTTTTTCTTTGACGTGTCCGTTTCCCCGACCTATCCGATATAGGCACGACAGCCGGAAAAGATTGATGACCGAAGCCCTATTGCGCGCCAGCGAAAACAACCCGGTTCCTGAGAACAACACCGTTGGTTATTTCACCGGCTATGGTGGCAAAAAGCTTCGATATGCCATTTTTCGCGCCAGTCGCCAGCTTGCCCGTGGAACGATCGTGCTGCTGCATGGCCGAAACGAATGTATCGAAAAATACTTCGAAACGATTGCCGACCTGACCGCCATGGGCTTTTGGGTCGCGACATTTGATCTGCGCGGCCAGGGTGGTTCGGAACGGCTGCTTAAAAACACCGATGCGGGGCATGTTCGCCGGTTCTCCGATTATCAGCGCGACATCAATCTCTTTCTGGAGCAGATTGTCTTGCCGGATACCCGGCTGCCGTTTTTCATGGTGGCGCATTCGACCGGCGCTCTCTCGGCACTCGCGTCGGCTCCCAAACTTTCAAACCGCATTGAACGGCTGGTCCTGACCTCGCCCTTTGTGGCTTTAGGCGAGCAGCAATCGGTTCCGCCGTCGATCATCCGTCTTGTGGCCACGGCTCTCAGTTTTGTAGGGCTCGGCGCGGTTCAGTTGGGAAAAGACCAGCGAGAGCGTGACTTTGACGGTAATCCGCTGACGTCGGATGCGACGCGTTTTGCCCGCAATCTTGCGCTCCACAGGCAGAATGCGGATCTTTTCGTCGGTGCGCCGACGGCACGTTGGCTCCATGAAGCGCTGAAAACCATGGATCGTGTCATGCGCCAGGACCACTTGACCAAGGTGACCATTCCAACGCTCGTGCTGGCGCCGATGCTCGATACAATCACGCCCTATAAGGCGCAGGAAGAGCTTTCACGCAATTTTCGAGCGGCGCAACTTCTTCCCGTTACTGGTGCCCGTCATGAACTGCTGCATGAGCGGGATGTCTACCGCAAGCAGGCGCTTGCGGCGATCGATGCGTTTCTCGCGCCGGAGTGAA
Proteins encoded in this window:
- a CDS encoding bile acid:sodium symporter is translated as MSRFLPDRFTMMLVATVLLASVLPVSGQAADYFGVATKLAIALLFFLHGARLSRDVVIAGLLHWRLHLAILLVTFGLFPLLGLAIGFIPGDILPAPLYMGILFLCVLPSTVQSSIAFTSMAGGNVPAAICSASASNIFGMFLTPLLVGLLFTVGGHGGGFSFDAFLQIFLQLLLPFIVGQVLQPWIGDWIRARKKLLAPVDRGSILMVVYLAFSDAVIEGIWHTFSLRDIGVVIGIDIVLLAIVLCVTMFGSRLLGFNKADEITITFCGSKKSLASGVPMAGAIFAGQSIGAIVLPIMLFHQIQLMVCAVLAQRYARKAHEKAAAVTAEPAVAPSR
- a CDS encoding Hsp20 family protein; this encodes MRHVDFSPLYRSTVGFDRLFSMLDGIGQPEAAQSYPPYNIERTGENTYRITMAVAGFDETELSIESRANALTVKAEKSQEDKAAEGEFLYRGIATRAFERRFQLADHVEVQSASLKNGLLHIDLVRNIPEAMKPRRIAISSDIAEAAKTIEAQVTPAQVN
- a CDS encoding polyisoprenoid-binding protein, with the protein product MKTILSFRLGYSTAVLICLCGQAPAAALPSFDEAAGRYTIQPSSRIGFTVEQVGGGAGIRGTFGKFSGTFNLQAGDISRSTVTFTLIPDSVETGQQRIDTFLKSTAVFDTGSYATISFRSTGIAQTASDTATVTGELTAKGHKRTETFNVKLTRWDGARIAFQVTGGVFRSRYAMDVGTPIYSNVVQFNMSIEGARR
- a CDS encoding cytochrome b; translation: MKKAFRNSYGLSAIILHWLIAVLICGLLSLGYIMTLPDIDPGLQFSLFQWHKSFGIVVLVLAIVRGLHWCFASPVPPIAELSPVERIASGVVHRCLLVLTLAVPLAGWAIASVSPLNIPTFLFDLYVIPDLPFTRSDSAEEIWSYVHATLAYTVLCLVVLHIGAALYHHLCKRDPVLLRMLGKNGQRRLEKRP
- a CDS encoding alpha/beta hydrolase; amino-acid sequence: MTEALLRASENNPVPENNTVGYFTGYGGKKLRYAIFRASRQLARGTIVLLHGRNECIEKYFETIADLTAMGFWVATFDLRGQGGSERLLKNTDAGHVRRFSDYQRDINLFLEQIVLPDTRLPFFMVAHSTGALSALASAPKLSNRIERLVLTSPFVALGEQQSVPPSIIRLVATALSFVGLGAVQLGKDQRERDFDGNPLTSDATRFARNLALHRQNADLFVGAPTARWLHEALKTMDRVMRQDHLTKVTIPTLVLAPMLDTITPYKAQEELSRNFRAAQLLPVTGARHELLHERDVYRKQALAAIDAFLAPE